From a single Eleginops maclovinus isolate JMC-PN-2008 ecotype Puerto Natales chromosome 20, JC_Emac_rtc_rv5, whole genome shotgun sequence genomic region:
- the draxina gene encoding draxin yields the protein MFLSRSLLLAFLFSAFTLSHSAEPGAPHGKRRQSSSGGSNALQHPLQGPQGHRYSRERGGHRGQGARTGKGGAGLLSHRPLHPLARPEDDGTGLESLGPVRLEMGPGRDRVRMSGKSQSQGRDNQLLGTRKGRGHGHGNGHGHHFEHRRQGGRRDKERHGKGFLPEPELSSAFKDRDLFEDPPSFSSVASPPLSMTPPDETPSPIAAVFGSGSSMVTTVMNEHPPTLPPASTKPQRSGKGKGEGEVMPTLDMALFDWTDYEDMKPVDAWPSSRKKDKRRSKNLSSGNVTVDADAIEPCDHHLDCLPGSCCDLRQHECKPHNRGLNNKCYDDCMCEDGFRCYAKFHRKRRVTRRRGRCVVPESVSSDQGGFITI from the exons ATGTTTCTCTCCCGGAGTCTCCTCCTAGCGTTCTTGTTCTCCGCCTTCACTTTGTCGCACAGTGCTGAGCCCGGAGCTCCTCATGGTAAGAGGAGACAGAGCTCATCTGGCGGCAGCAACGCCCTCCAGCACCCTCTGCAGGGGCCACAGGGCCACCGCTACAGCAGGGAACGTGGAGGTCACAGGGGCCAGGGGGCCCGCACGGGCAAAGGTGGAGCCGGGCTGCTGTCCCACAGACCGCTGCACCCCCTTGCCCGGCCCGAGGATGATGGAACAGGCCTGGAAAGTTTGGGCCCAGTTAGGCTGGAGATGGGCCCGGGAAGGGACAGAGTCAGGATGAGTGGGAAGAGTCAGTCGCAGGGCCGGGACAACCAGCTGCTGGGGACACGCAAAGGAAGGGGGCATGGACATGGGAATGGCCATGGACACCATTTTGAGCACAGGAGACAAGGGGGTCGTCGGGACAAAGAGCGGCACGGAAAAG GGTTTCTCCCGGAGCCGGAGCTGAGCTCTGCGTTTAAGGACAGGGATCTGTTCGAGgaccctccctccttctcctctgttGCCTCCCCCCCCCTCAGCATGACCCCGCCCGAtgaaaccccctcccccatcgCCGCCGTCTTTGGCTCCGGCTCCTCCATGGTTACCACGGTGATGAACGAGCATCCCCCAACGCTGCCCCCGGCCTCCACCAAACCCCAG aGGTCTGGAAAGGgtaaaggagagggagaggtgaTGCCAACACTGGACATGGCGCTCTTTGATTGGACAGACTATGAGGACATGAAGCCTGTGGACGCCTGGCCGTCCTCCAGGAAGAAAG ACAAGAGGCGGAGTAAGAACCTCAGCAGTGGGAATGTGACTGTAGACGCTGACGCCATTGAGCCGTGTGATCATCACCTGGACTGTCTGCCAG gTTCGTGTTGTGACTTGAGACAACATGAGTGCAAACCTCACAACAGAGGACTGAACAACAAATGCTACGACGACTGCATGTGTGAGGATG GGTTTCGCTGTTATGCTAAATTCCACCGGAAGCGGCGTGTGACTCGAAGAAGGGGTCGCTGCGTGGTGCCAGAGTCTGTCAGCAGCGACCAGGGCGGCTTCATCACcatctga